The Brachyspira aalborgi genome has a segment encoding these proteins:
- a CDS encoding PTS sugar transporter subunit IIA, whose amino-acid sequence MLKEFIKGNVKIVDSVANWEEALKIGAESLVRNGNIEERYIQAIIDNVYKNGPYIVLMDGVAMPHSRPEEGVIKKGMSFLKVKNGVDFYKTEEKVYLFFTLAAEDSDGHQDAIAELADFLGDDEKVEKLIKNDIDEEGLLNLL is encoded by the coding sequence ATGCTTAAAGAGTTTATAAAAGGAAATGTAAAAATAGTCGATTCGGTAGCAAATTGGGAAGAGGCTTTGAAAATCGGAGCGGAGTCTTTGGTAAGAAACGGCAATATTGAAGAAAGATATATTCAAGCGATTATCGATAATGTTTATAAAAACGGTCCTTATATTGTTCTTATGGATGGAGTTGCAATGCCGCATTCTCGCCCCGAAGAAGGCGTTATAAAAAAAGGAATGAGTTTTCTAAAAGTGAAAAACGGCGTTGATTTTTATAAAACCGAAGAAAAAGTTTATTTGTTTTTTACATTAGCGGCTGAAGATTCGGATGGACATCAGGATGCAATCGCCGAACTTGCGGACTTTTTGGGAGACGATGAAAAAGTTGAAAAATTAATAAAAAATGATATTGACGAAGAGGGTTTACTAAATTTATTATAA
- a CDS encoding PTS sugar transporter subunit IIB, with the protein MLKVLVSCANGTGTSLMMKKTTENVLKSLEIKDFDIQTCALSGCEHSAVNYDIIFCPVNFIDMFKEAIDKGVKVIGIKNILSESEFKQKLEESGYLEDLKNK; encoded by the coding sequence ATGTTAAAAGTATTAGTATCCTGCGCTAACGGAACGGGAACAAGTTTAATGATGAAGAAAACGACTGAAAATGTATTAAAATCGTTAGAAATTAAAGATTTTGATATTCAAACTTGCGCTTTATCGGGCTGCGAACATTCTGCCGTTAATTATGATATTATATTTTGTCCTGTAAATTTTATTGATATGTTCAAAGAAGCTATCGATAAAGGCGTAAAAGTTATAGGCATAAAAAATATTCTTTCTGAATCAGAATTCAAACAAAAACTTGAAGAATCTGGATATTTGGAAGATTTGAAAAATAAATAA